Proteins from one Chitinophaga oryzae genomic window:
- a CDS encoding RagB/SusD family nutrient uptake outer membrane protein, which produces MVTALVTGCSKDFLHQDPAAATETRHAIKDLAGLRAAINGVYSLMQNENYYGRTMLLLPDLRGDNEYISVLNSNRYRNLDQYIVTANDTYITDTWNQLYAVVANANMIIQKGPAVALAPSAADSTEAMQIVAEAYALRGLVFFDIARLYAQAYNYTPDASHMGIPLATFTDVEVVQSPSRSSVKDTYAQIIRDLHQSIRLFNDSRSTAFSSGRINSYSAKALLARVLLYKGDWEGAEAAAGQVVSSRKYELLPTDKAVSDFNQAGNSETIFEVINTSVDNRSTDALSAMFNQSAYGDVLATDNLRNVYNEKDVRLGFIKRDKRAGNGGENPANIITKYKDVTTFAESIKVMRLAELYLIRAEALGRLGRDAEARQALNDIVLRANPGTAPVTASGKALQDAIALERRKELAFEGHRLFDLARTGTPFVKYLASDRTISVALPGPKIILPIPQRELDANPNIRHQQNEGYN; this is translated from the coding sequence TTGGTCACTGCACTGGTTACCGGTTGCAGTAAGGACTTCCTTCACCAGGACCCTGCGGCAGCAACGGAAACACGCCATGCTATCAAAGACCTGGCAGGCCTTCGCGCCGCCATCAACGGGGTGTATTCACTGATGCAAAATGAAAACTATTACGGACGCACCATGTTACTGTTGCCCGACCTGCGGGGAGACAATGAATACATCAGTGTTCTCAACAGTAACAGGTACCGTAATCTGGACCAGTACATTGTGACGGCGAACGATACGTACATCACGGATACCTGGAACCAGCTCTACGCCGTAGTAGCTAACGCCAACATGATCATACAGAAAGGACCGGCCGTAGCGCTGGCGCCTTCTGCAGCCGACAGTACAGAAGCCATGCAGATCGTAGCGGAAGCTTACGCACTGCGCGGACTGGTGTTCTTCGATATCGCCCGGCTGTATGCCCAGGCGTACAATTATACGCCCGATGCATCGCATATGGGCATACCGCTGGCCACCTTCACGGACGTGGAAGTGGTACAGTCCCCGTCCCGCAGCAGTGTAAAAGATACTTATGCGCAGATCATCCGGGACCTCCATCAGTCCATCCGCCTGTTTAATGACAGCAGAAGCACCGCTTTCAGTTCGGGACGGATCAACAGTTACAGCGCCAAAGCCCTGCTGGCCAGGGTGCTGCTCTATAAGGGCGACTGGGAAGGGGCCGAAGCCGCCGCCGGCCAGGTAGTCAGCAGCCGCAAATACGAGTTGCTGCCGACAGACAAAGCGGTGAGCGATTTTAACCAGGCGGGCAACAGCGAAACGATCTTTGAAGTGATCAACACATCCGTAGACAACCGCAGCACAGACGCGCTGAGTGCGATGTTCAACCAGTCGGCCTACGGAGACGTGCTGGCGACCGATAACTTGCGGAACGTATACAACGAGAAAGATGTCCGGCTCGGATTTATCAAACGCGATAAACGGGCAGGCAATGGGGGAGAAAATCCCGCCAATATCATCACCAAGTATAAAGACGTCACCACTTTTGCGGAAAGCATTAAGGTGATGCGGCTGGCGGAGTTGTACCTGATCCGGGCAGAAGCCCTCGGCCGCCTCGGCAGGGATGCAGAGGCGCGGCAGGCGCTCAACGATATTGTTTTGCGGGCCAATCCGGGAACAGCACCGGTAACCGCCAGCGGAAAAGCGCTGCAGGATGCCATCGCACTGGAACGGCGCAAGGAGCTTGCCTTTGAAGGACACCGGCTTTTTGACCTTGCCCGCACCGGGACACCCTTTGTAAAATACCTGGCTAGTGACAGAACCATCTCCGTGGCTTTGCCCGGACCAAAAATAATCTTACCCATCCCTCAAAGGGAGCTGGATGCCAATCCGAATATACGCCACCAGCAAAACGAAGGATACAACTAA